The Leptidea sinapis chromosome 27, ilLepSina1.1, whole genome shotgun sequence nucleotide sequence GCAACGGAGTTGACTGAACTTTCGTGAAAGGTGTACTCATACAATTTGGTCCATTCTCCCGCCTCTTTCCATATTATATGATACATATATTACCTTTCTATCATATGAGCATGAAGCTAGTAAATTCCCGTACTTAGGATGGGCCCATGCGACTTGCCATACGGGTCCAAAGTGGCCTTTTAAATCGGCTTCGAGGGTTTGCGTTCCATTCTTAATATCGAATATTTTAACCGAGTTATCCGATGAACAAGTAGCAAGTCGAAGACCGTAATAATCTAATTATTCTGCAGCATGTATCATATCCTCGTAACCCGTGTCCACTGTATTTAGTACACTTATCATGGTGAATTGAACTgagttttagtttaaaaaaactctaatattattaaattacgtcGTATTACGTATATATAATGATATGATCTCAATAACATCACACTTCGCTCGTCACCCTAAGATAGTCTTACATAACTTTAACACATTACTCGAATAACAAAAATCAGACACAAAGCAAAATAAGAACAAatagttttgttaaaattactttGTTTTGTACTGTTTTTAATTACATGTTCTCGCGCTATCGTATAAAGTTGTCCCTATCGGCAGTTGGCACTCCGCATACGGCAAGTATTTTCATACCGCTAGAGTCCAAACGCTTGTATAATCCGTTTTAATATACTAACTACgaatatatcaaaatttggCGCTCCTCCgctttatcatattataaagcctcgcttttatttatttaatattgttctCTTTGTTCCAGTGGTGTGGATTTAGTGGcagttatgaaatatttgaatattggGGAGGGAACATTATCAAACATGATCACTTCAAACGCAGGAACATTTGTGATAGCATATGGGATACACAAAGTGTTAGCTCCAGCTAGGATAGCAATAACATTAACTGCAACACCATTTATTGTAAGATATTTACGAAACATAGGGTTCTTAAAACCAAATGCTGCCACTAGTACAAGcaataaatagatatttgaTGGTAATGAACTGTAATTTGTAACTATAGTAAgtcttgttatatttttaaagaagaggggtaattatatattagttttatagcATAACTTTGGAAATAATTTTACTaccattaatttttattgatatacttaatattgtaatgtaaattgtattatgtaatacgattgaataaaaattttattatatcatttttttttaataaggcactattattaagatttctatgagctgacccgacaggcgttgttctgtacataataaatagaatactgttctttttaatgaatttgtcagtaatatttcataacatcaataattatttcgtaaaatatgctccctgttgttataatgaaattgtttcacggcagaactgtcaatccgtgtgttaataaattctctcatcgAAAATATGttgatacaaaacaaatattgtaaataaaaataattacgggtcccaaattgaaataaaaatgatcctatctctcaagttggactaaactgcactccatgaagtattcccattaaaatacgttcattagtttaggagttcactggaaacaaacatcacactagatttatatattatccATCGTAAGATGGTGATAGTAAAATCTGAGATACATAACTGTTGATGTGAAAGTTCAAGCTGTGTTGTCCTACTTTCAATCATTCTGAGACAGAACAAGTTATACCATATTGTCTACAATAcaatctttataaataaaatgatagaggttttcatttcTGTCTGCATCACGAAAAAACTACTTAAAGTCTTCTAACTTTTATTCCTTAgacattttcatttaaaataaaaaaaaataaagaaagtaGAAACAACCATTTTTATAAACACTACATCCTacgtacgcggacgaagtcgcgagtatCAGCTAGTACGTAATAAATGAATGATGAGTTATTATAAGATATTCTTCGAAATTTCATGTGTTACAAAtgaaatgtttcataaaaattattgtttctgaCACTCCACAATCCATAATCAATGCCTAGAggtggcttaaaatattttaggctACACACCTTTGATCATTTAGGTACGTATGTTGAAGATGTCTTCTATACTTATGATCCATTCTACTGTCAGTTAACTACTTTCAGAGTTTACCTACGTTTAGACTTCTTTTGCACAGAATTCTGGCGAGGTGGGTACCACAGACCATTACCGCAGTGGCACAAAcagtgttgaaaaaaaattgtaacaaaaaaaattattgtaacttttatcCCACAATCACCATTTAATGACAGTATATACTATATTAGTGATTATACACAGTGGTGGGATATGGAAACAATCAAGCCTTACAATAAGTGAGCACAGCAGTCTTTTGCAGAGGAATCCAATGAGAGCTCTTCACTCAGGGATGCGTAtgcgttttttttaaggtatccaTGTAATATTGACCTGTAAATTCTGCACCAGAAGGTTTGGTAATGCATGGAAGACAGTTTCTTCAAAATCGCACTGAGAAAGCAGAAGCAAACCGCGCTACACTTTCTGATGGTAACGTAGAAATATAGCGGCAGGATAACACACAGTGAGGCAATGTCACTACGCAAAGCCAAATATTGAAACTTTATAGTACTGAATCTCCAACAATTGGAGAATCGCAGTTTTACGCTTggtcaaaaatttaaatagtttgcGATACTTGAATACATCAGACTAGTGATGAGATCAATAGGAAAGCCATGTAGCAGGACCTGTGCTATATAAAGCACTAGGTGGAGGGTCAAAATTCGTACCTAGGTAACTTAGATTCACAAAGATTTATTGATTAAGTTGACGCATTGACCATCCATCGCCTTCATAGCACAGACTTTAGGCATGAAGCCTGAATACACAGCAATCGAAATAGTACTGTATCAGTAAGTCAACTAATTATCTGATATTTGCATAAgactgatattaataattaattattctagtTACATTGTATCAGTCAAGGTCTCACTGCATTCAAcacgttttaatatttaatcattttattattctgCTCTTTTTTTAGACGTTCTCAGCGTAATGAAATCATACCTTGTACCTATCGGTATTTAAAATCCAAGTTGTTTTACTATTATCCAATATATGGACATTGTGTCTTATTAGCGGGGCGATCATTCTATTGAAAACCGTTCAAATAGATTCAGAAATTTAagactactagctgacccgacagacgttgttctgtacaaaataaataaaatgctgtttttttaagaaattgtctataatatttcatatcatcaagaaCTATTTCGTGAAACATTTATAAGGCActattattaagatttctatgagctgacccgacaggcgttgttctgtacataataaatagaatactgtttttatatttttatgaatttgtcagtaatattttataacatcaataattatttcgtaaaatatgctccctgttgttataatgaaattgtttcacagtagaactgtcaaaccgtgcgtcaataaattctctcacagaaaatatgtccatacaaaacaaatattggaaataaatataattattggtcccaaaccgaaataaaaactatcctatctctcaagttggactaaactgcactccatgaagtaatacccatttaaatacgttcattagtttaggagtccatcgcggacgaacaacgtgtcacgtaatttatatatattaagatatagttATATTCCTACTGCAAACATTGCTTTACCCTTTCTGTAGGTACATATTCAAACATAATAAAGGCCAAGGTAAGTGGGTATTAAATGGTGGTCTACTAGAACAAGATATTGGCTAAATTGTGCTGTATCTTCTTCAGAAGctacagtaggaagaatagaaatACTAATGTGCGTTTATCCATGTCAATTCctcatcatttcaattacaaataCATTACTAAACGTACTTATAAATTCCTGCGTAACTATCAGCTATATCATATAAAACCATAATAAGTAATCAACTATAATGTCAGGAGAGGCTGATCAAGATTGCACACGCTTGACTTCCTGTTTAAATGATTGGTAAGTACCAGCTGATGTAGGCATAGTTAGTAGCCAGCtaactttaatataattacgTAGAACATACCTAGGTACTTACATTGAGAAAACactatactatataaatattcattatacaAAGCACAGTATCAAAGGTTATAAGTGAGTAAAGTAATTGagaacttttattaatttaatgtaaaccAATCAAAATGCAAAAACTAATTGGtgttaatgattattattatccaGCCCCCTTTATAGAGGTATCATCGTACCTATATACAGTGTAGACGTCACCAAAAGTAAAGATAATAAATGTCAAGCTAGTAGtaatcaatatttgttttaatgttttGATAAAGATAATACCGGTTTACGCGATACGGCCGCATTTGGTTCAATGCGGTTGCTCTGTACGtatcacaataaaataaaatcttatagcACGTCCAGGCATTCACTACACACAGTATCAGTGTTAAAATGGCTCGATTTACAAGTGTTTCTTTGTTTTTCGTGGCTTTATTTATTGTGATTGAAATAATTCTAACTGAAAACAGGTAAGATGatgttattttcttaaataactaatggaaaaaataataatgttgaagTAAGTTGGTACTTATTCGGGATGAATTCCAGATTGGCAAAATACTTAGTTCCAGTTTTTTGAGTGTGttctaaaaataaatcatttgtgATTACTTTGTTAACTGACATATAGAGGCCAAGTAACCTTGTAGTTTGGTTTAATTTTTCCCGCCGACACAATAATCTGACAGTATTACCTATAAATGTAGGGCTCGAAACGGCGTGTGAGTTGTGACACACAATAGAGGTAAAAACTTCATCAAGGCGCCATCATCTATTTTTTTGGTCTATAAtaaagtacctacctaataatCTGCGCTTACAACACCCCGTGTAGGTATGCTTGAAAATATATCCGACAGAACTTGAATTAGAAACTAAGCAAATTTAAATAGGTACTGATAAAATTAGGAAAAATTCTTATAGATTTAAATAGAAGTATGATGTAATTTAAGATGAGGCGTGTATGTGTGAGATAAGTACTTAGATAGGAACATTACTTAGGTACCACACAACTGAAAGTTGACTAGCTCATCACAATATAGCAATATTTATGTACTAATATACTAATTATAGGTATATTAGTACTACCGGTTGGAGATAGCTACctaatttataactttacacTACTATATGGATAAATTTTCTCCCTTTTCTCAAAGatcaaatacaattaaaaataaaactattcgaTATTGGGGAACCTAATACGTTTTCTTTGTCAACAGTCATATTACTTCACCAAAACCGCAGTATATTTTCGACTTCACAAAGGGGGATGATGTTTACGGATGGACTGAACAATCAGACACAGTAAGAAGTGTAGGAATGTCCAAAGCTGTATTTGTGTTACACGAGAATACTGAATTCAGAAGAGCAATATTTTTCGCTTTATTGAACCCTCAGTCGAATGGAGCAGGATTTGCTGGAATACGGGCACAACAATTCTATGATCTAACTGGACATTCGAAATTGCAAATTTTGTGTCGAGGCCAAGGACAGTATAACGGTTTTAAAATTGTCTTAAGACATAAAGGTCTAAATGATGAACCTAATTATTCTTTTGAGCAATACTTTCAGGTAAGATACTCTATAGTGTATATTAGACCGTTAGGTAAGATTATAAAGTAGGTATTATAATGGCCACTAGTGCGTAAGAAGTCAATATAGTTCATTAGAACCACCCGGCATCTAAGCTGCGACGCCTTATCGTTCGGCGTCCACTGGAAAGGTGTCCCACGTTTTTACGCCGCATTATCAACCAGTGAACGTCGCGCAGTCCACTCATGCCCCGTGCGTTGTCAATGCGCAGTGAAAGCAAAACAAGTTAACACCAGGTAGTCCCCTCGCCGACCTCGCTTGGACAACTGGTGATGATCCGGAGTTGATCATGCGAGTGTATATCCATAAAACTTCATAAAAAATAGGGACCACATTTACTAATTATAAGGGATCATATGGTTTTCTTTTTCAGGCACCCAAAGATGAATTTGCTATAAGAACTCTACCATTTTGTGATTTCAAAGCATATTACAGAGGTAAAAGGGTGAACAATAATGAAACTCTCGATATATCTCAAATTACAAGTATTGGAATCCAAATGTATGGTGGAGTATATCAAACTGTGAAACAAAAAGGGCCTGCAACTCTAGAAGTGGACTGGATACGTGCTATATAGAACACTAACAAATTGATGAAATCAAGAATCttcaaaagtaaaataaagcataataattaaaatcaagtgAAGGAACACTTTATCtgtgttatcattttattgtgatacatacaaaatatgaccttagtaaaattataaacaattattcTTCCACAATATCTAAtgcaaaataataaaaggcAATGTAcgatcaatattttatttgtaatataagaCAACACACTATATTCTTTCTATATTAGGGTGTacagtttaataaaacattagtaATACCAATAATGTACATTTATCGTTGCCGCGTAGGAAGCAATAATGAGAGTGCAGTCATGGCATCGGGAAATAGTGAATGATAGTTTACAAGAGGAACATAGGCAGCTGTGATCACACGGCCAGCAAACCATCGTCCATGCAGAGTATTGACAGATGCAACTGCAGTTGCTATTGTTGGACACTTGCAGTAGACATTTCCTTGAGGAGACGCCTTATCCACATAAACATGTAACACCCCACCATGCTTGTTGCACTCACTGATAACATCATCCCGAATTTCAATATCCCAGTGTGGATTTGTTTCTCTGTAACAAAAAATAGGTGCATAAATTATTTTGCTAGTATCACCTGAGCAGAAATTATGAAAGTTAAACTGTATAAATGATATGTTTTGCCTATGATGTGAATTGAATGAACGAATGAAGTGAACTAAATTTGAACACAGACAATAAGGCTTATTCGCATGATAGACATATCAATTTCCATAACAagttaaatattgaaacaaacCCCATAAAAGTATGTTGGGTTCAAAATTAAtagacttcaaaaataaaaacttatgttattaaaaaaaatgtatttaaacatggcttagacatgCAATGTAGTgtgacctaactataacaaTGTCAGTGACCTTACAATAACAACATCTAAAATGgtgtttatctttttctattacataaTTGTGTTTACCTAAAATGTtgttaagcacaacataaactgaaacGTACAGGAACAATTAATGGAACGGAAtgcaatttttgtcagctgtcatctataatctaaa carries:
- the LOC126972920 gene encoding protein FAM210B, mitochondrial-like isoform X2 translates to MSTNVKDNISTKEKLKKAVKEYGSTVIVFHVSISIMSLGICYGLVSSGVDLVAVMKYLNIGEGTLSNMITSNAGTFVIAYGIHKVLAPARIAITLTATPFIVRYLRNIGFLKPNAATSTSNK
- the LOC126972737 gene encoding uncharacterized protein LOC126972737 isoform X2 — encoded protein: MSGEADQDCTRLTSCLNDCHITSPKPQYIFDFTKGDDVYGWTEQSDTVRSVGMSKAVFVLHENTEFRRAIFFALLNPQSNGAGFAGIRAQQFYDLTGHSKLQILCRGQGQYNGFKIVLRHKGLNDEPNYSFEQYFQAPKDEFAIRTLPFCDFKAYYRGKRVNNNETLDISQITSIGIQMYGGVYQTVKQKGPATLEVDWIRAI
- the LOC126972737 gene encoding uncharacterized protein LOC126972737 isoform X1, which encodes MARFTSVSLFFVALFIVIEIILTENSHITSPKPQYIFDFTKGDDVYGWTEQSDTVRSVGMSKAVFVLHENTEFRRAIFFALLNPQSNGAGFAGIRAQQFYDLTGHSKLQILCRGQGQYNGFKIVLRHKGLNDEPNYSFEQYFQAPKDEFAIRTLPFCDFKAYYRGKRVNNNETLDISQITSIGIQMYGGVYQTVKQKGPATLEVDWIRAI